From the Synechococcus sp. KORDI-49 genome, the window CACCAGTGATCTCGAGGCACTGGAACGGATCACCGGCCAGTTTCTTCTTTATGCCGGCGGGGGAGAACGGGAACGGATGGTGGCCTGTCCGCTGGATCAATGGCTCGCGGAAGTGGCGGCGGGCCATCCCCAGGAGCAACTCCGGCTTGACCTGCTGCCGATCACGGCCGACGTGCGGCCGGTGGCGCTCGGACGAGCGGTCTCCAACCTGATCGACAACGCGCTCACCTATGGCCGACCTCCGCTTGTGGTGCGTCTGCTGGATCGGGATCCGGGGTTCTGCATCGAGGTCTGGGACCAGGGCGACGGCATACCCCCGGAACAGTGGGATCGTGCCCAGCAACCGTTCCAGCGCCTCGACGAGGCCCGTGGCGAGCAGGGACATTGCGGCCTCGGTCTGGCGATCGTCGGCCATGTGGTGACTCAGCACGGCGGTCGCATCCGTTTCCGGCAGGCCGCCTCCGGTTCCGAACCCGGTCACTTCGCTGTCGTGCTGGAGATTCCTGCCACGGAGGCCAACGGCAGGCCGGGCTCCGAAACTGATCGGAAATCGCGATCTGAAATCCGTTCTTAACGTGACGGTGGCATGAATAGTCCATCGAGTTCCGCGACCGATGAGCAAAAACCAGAAGCACGACATGGCATCTGTGCTGGACGCTCTGGACCACAGTGACGGCGATATCGATCACCCCCAGGAAATGCTGATCGAACTCCAGGACGGCTTCTCCAGCGATCACAAGCGCCTGGAGAAGAAGACCTACGAGAAGGAACTGGCGAAGCTCCAGTCCGAACTGGTGAAGATGCAGTACTGGGTGAAGGCCACAGGCTTCAGGATGATCATCCTGTTCGAGGGACGGGATGCCGCCGGCAAGGGCGGTTCGATCAAACGCCTCACCGAACCGATGAATCCGCGCGGATGCCGGGTCGTCGCCCTGGGCACGCCGTCCGATCAACAGAAGAGCCAGTGGTACTTCCAGCGCTATGTGGAGCATTTCCCCAGCGCCGGCGAGATCGTCGTCTTCGATCGCAGCTGGTACAACCGCGCCGGAGTGGAGCGGGTGATGGGGTTTGCCACCCCGGAGCAGGTGGAGCAGTTCTACGTGGCCTGCCCTCAGTTCGAGCGGATGATCGTCCAGGACGGCATCCTGCTGCTGAAGTACTGGTTCTCGATCAACGACGAGGAGCAGGAGAAGCGCTTCCAGGCGCGTATCGATTGCGAGGAGCGGCGCTGGAAGTTGAGCCCGATGGACATCGAATCCCGCAACCGCTGGGTCGAATATTCAAGAGCCAAGGACATCATGTTCTCCAAGACCCATATCCCCGAGGCTCCCTGGTTCACCGTTGAGGCGAATGACAAACGCCGTGCCCGCCTGAACTGCCTCAGCCACGTGCTCAGCAAGGTGCCCTATGAGGACATGACGCCGGACCCGATCGAGATGCCGAGCCGCCCGGAGCAGGGGGACTACAAGCGTCCCCCTTTCAACGAGCAGTTCTTCGTTCCGAACAACTACCCCTACCGGGACTGATCCTCAGCAGACTCAAGCCGCAGCGGCCACAGGCAGATGACAGCCGAGGTTCACCTCGCCTTCGTCCATCAGGCGTCCGAGCCGGATGGCGGTGGCCACCTCCGCCCGGCTGAAATCATCCTGATGGTGGGCCAGCCAGTTCACATCACCTTCGGTGATGACACCGCTGTTCAGGGACTCCAGGAAGAGCTCACCGATGGTCATGAGAGTGATGTAACTACTTCGTTACATCATGCCAACGTCGGACCTTGAGCCGTGGCCCCATCACGCTTAAGGTGCTGGACCTTTCTTTCCTCACAGGAATTTGGGCGGGTCCTGGCAGGTGCTGATGCGATGCGTGGCCAGCGGGCTTTTCCTGTTGGCTCACGGCCTTCTGGTGCTGGAACACATCGCCATCGGCACGGCCCTTCACGGTGTTGCCGAACTGTTCCTCGCCCCCTGGGCCGTTCGCCATCGCGCCTGGGATCTGATCGTCATCGGACTGATCTTCTGCGTCTTCGATCTTTGGGGCACGATCCGGCTCACCGGAGCCGGAATGGCCTGAGCCTGCCGCCTTCGGGATCAACCGTGAAATCGCTGAAACCAGAACGCTGATAATTGCCAGGAAGAATATAAAAACATCAGCAAAAACAACCAGTTCAACCATGCCGGACGGCGGTCATTTTCAAACATGGCATCGCAGCGACTGATGCGATCTTAGGCCTGGTAACCAAGTAAAATCGGGTTGAATGTCACAAGGCTGTGAGCTTCACTTATCAGCTGAATTTCGACCCGCAAGGGGCTCGCTACGGCACGGAACTTGTGATACTTGAGGGTTCCACTGAGATCCCTGACAACACCCTCAGCAACCTGAGCGAGGAGATCGGCCGCCCAGCCAACCTGACCGCCGTCGTCATCCCAAGCACGGTTACACGGATCGGCTCCTACGCCTTTCAGAGCGCCAGCCGGCTGACCTCCATCGCCATTCCTGAATCAGTCACCACGGTTGACATCGGCGCCTTCCGTGCGTCCGGCCTCACCAGCATCCGGCTGCCAGAGTCCGTGACACAGCTTGGGGAAAGCGCATTCCGGGGATCCCGCATCACCGAAGCAACCCTCTCGGATGCGATCACCACCATTCCGCCGGCGCTGTTCTCCGACACGCAGCTGCAGACGATTGAGCTGCCCGAATCCACACGCTCGATCGAATCGTTCGCTTTCTACCAGACACAACTGACCGACATCACCATCCCCAATGGCGTTACGTCCATCGGGGACGATGCCTTCCACGGCTCACAGCTGACGCGGGTCTCGATCCCCAACACGGTGGAGTCGATCGGCGAGCGGGCCTTCGCCAACAACAACCTGTCAGACCTTGTGATTCCCGACTCCGTGACAGCCATCGGAGACGAAGCCTTTCAGGGATCCAGTGATCTGAGCGTGTATCTCCCAACGCGTTTCGACGCCGAGTCGACCACCACCAGCGTCTTTGACTCCGACGCAACCCTGAATCATCGCGATGGAATCACCGGACAGACGGATGCTCTGATCGGAGACGTTGATAACAGCGGAGACCTTGGGGTCAGCGATGCCATTTCAATCCTCAGAACCGTGGTCGGCTTGGAGGAATCGATGACCAAATTCCCAGGGGTGAACCCCAGCTCTCTGATGGATGTCGATCAGAGCGGGGCCATCGGTGTCGGCGATGCGATCGCTGTTCTGCGATCCATCGTGGGCCTGGACCCGATCACCACCACTGTGGCGCTTCCCCTGATCAACGGATGACCACCCCTACGGATGAAGAGCGGCTGCTTGCTTACTTGGCGGAGCACCAGTCGGTGGAACGGAAGGAAACATCCGCACCACCGGCCCGTTTCAGATCGTGCATCCCTTCCAGTTGGTTGTAGACCGACAGCAGCTGTCGACGGATGTGATCGGTGTGGGGCATCCCATCGAGAACCCGGAGCACATCCTCAAGGGAACGCTTGGCATCGATCACAAGGCGACAATCCGGGCTTCCTGGTTCGTGAGACATCACATTCGGGGCGACAGATCCATTCATGCTCTGCCCTTCATTTAGAGCTGTATGAATGCCTACCGCTGAGATCTTTCTCAGATTGTCCTCAGGGTGCCGCCCGCAACGGTGGTGGCAACCGCAGGCTGCTGATCCAGGCGAGCAGCACCAGCAGAGACGAACACCAAAGACAGGCCTGCATGCCGCCGGCTGCGGTGCGTCCCAGCATGAACACGGCCCCGGAGAGCAGGGTTCCCACCAGACGTCCTGCGGCATTGGCCATGTAATAGAAGCCGACGTTGAGGCTGACGCTCTCCGCATCGGTGTAGGCCAGCACCATGTAGGAATGGATCGATGAATTCATTGCGAACACGACGCCGAAGGCCGCCAGACCTGCGGTGATCGCCACGCCCACATTCGCCTCTCTCCACAGCGCCACGCCGATCAGGGCCGGGATGGCCGTGAGCAGGGCGCTCCAGAACTGAACCGCCGACACCCCCGGTGTGGTGGTCTGCCCCCAGAGACGCCGCAGACCTGGAGCCGTCCCCTGAACGATGCCGTAACCGATCACCCAGGTGCCCATGAAGGCCCCGACCTGCTCGAAGTTCCAGCCGAGCGACGCCTCCAGAAACACCGGCAGCGCTACCACGAACCACACATCACGGGCACCGAACAGAAAGAACCGCGCCAGAGAGAGCACGTTGATCCCCTCGGATTTGGAGAACAGCGACGAAAAGGCCGGCTTGGCCTTCATCTTTCCGATCTCACCCGGCAGCACCAGGGTGATCAGGAAGGCCATGGCCAGGCCGGCCGCCATCCAGCCAACGGCCGCGTTGAACCCGAACATCGTGAGCAGCACCGCTCCGAGAAAGAAGCCCACCCCCTTGAGGGCATTCTTTGAGCCCGTGAGGATCGCCACCCATTTGAACAGCTGCTTCTCCCCACGCTGCGCATCGTCAGGAGTCTCAGGCACCACCGTCTTAATGGCGCTCTTGGCACTCATCTTGTTGAGATCCTTGGCGATGCCGCTGATCGC encodes:
- the ppk2 gene encoding polyphosphate kinase 2, with amino-acid sequence MASVLDALDHSDGDIDHPQEMLIELQDGFSSDHKRLEKKTYEKELAKLQSELVKMQYWVKATGFRMIILFEGRDAAGKGGSIKRLTEPMNPRGCRVVALGTPSDQQKSQWYFQRYVEHFPSAGEIVVFDRSWYNRAGVERVMGFATPEQVEQFYVACPQFERMIVQDGILLLKYWFSINDEEQEKRFQARIDCEERRWKLSPMDIESRNRWVEYSRAKDIMFSKTHIPEAPWFTVEANDKRRARLNCLSHVLSKVPYEDMTPDPIEMPSRPEQGDYKRPPFNEQFFVPNNYPYRD
- a CDS encoding leucine-rich repeat domain-containing protein, yielding MSFTYQLNFDPQGARYGTELVILEGSTEIPDNTLSNLSEEIGRPANLTAVVIPSTVTRIGSYAFQSASRLTSIAIPESVTTVDIGAFRASGLTSIRLPESVTQLGESAFRGSRITEATLSDAITTIPPALFSDTQLQTIELPESTRSIESFAFYQTQLTDITIPNGVTSIGDDAFHGSQLTRVSIPNTVESIGERAFANNNLSDLVIPDSVTAIGDEAFQGSSDLSVYLPTRFDAESTTTSVFDSDATLNHRDGITGQTDALIGDVDNSGDLGVSDAISILRTVVGLEESMTKFPGVNPSSLMDVDQSGAIGVGDAIAVLRSIVGLDPITTTVALPLING
- the arsJ gene encoding organoarsenical effux MFS transporter ArsJ; this encodes MKLSALQQYGIVTVNYWAFTLTDGALRMLVVFHFHKLGYSTLEIAFLFLFYEFFGVVTNLYGGWIGARYGLRLTLWVGTLLQILSLVMLIPVAASWPKLLSVGYVMVAQAISGIAKDLNKMSAKSAIKTVVPETPDDAQRGEKQLFKWVAILTGSKNALKGVGFFLGAVLLTMFGFNAAVGWMAAGLAMAFLITLVLPGEIGKMKAKPAFSSLFSKSEGINVLSLARFFLFGARDVWFVVALPVFLEASLGWNFEQVGAFMGTWVIGYGIVQGTAPGLRRLWGQTTTPGVSAVQFWSALLTAIPALIGVALWREANVGVAITAGLAAFGVVFAMNSSIHSYMVLAYTDAESVSLNVGFYYMANAAGRLVGTLLSGAVFMLGRTAAGGMQACLWCSSLLVLLAWISSLRLPPPLRAAP